GCCTGCGTCTTCTGCAGGTCCTGACGATTCGGGCATTGTGGATGCCACTGGCAAGAAGGTGATGGTCACCAGGCACACGAAGAACATGGGCAAGTTCAGCTCGGTCACGGTGTCCACCatcgacgaggaggaggacgaaaTCGAGGCGGTGAGTTTGTCACCTAAAGCTGCTTGCAAATGGTGCAGGAAATCAGAAATAAAACATTATCACTGCGTCATTTACAAAGAGACCTACAGCTCCTTGAAACTAACCATTTTGTCCATTAAACAGCGCGAGATCGCCGACAGCTATGCGAACAACGCAAGGATAATCGAGAAGCAGCTGCAGCGTAAAGGCGGAAAACTGAGCGATGTGGGAATCAAAGGCAAGACGGAGGACGCACCTCCGCCGCAGAAGAAGCAGCGCGGCACGCTGCTGGAAAGATAGTCACACTTTTCATCCTCAAATACGACCACTAAATATATTTGACGACACTATTGGCTGCCACTCTTGAACAAATTCTAATTTATCTGTCTATAGCATGCGCAAATACTTTAATGACCGTCTATTCTGTCGTTTTGGCAGCAGACTGGGATGTTGCGCCAGTAGCTTCTTGAGTCGCTGCTCGGCGTGCTGGTGATTCAGAATTGAGTCCTTGACAAGTCCACAACTGGGACACAGACAGTATTGCGACTTTGACTCTTTGACGATCGATGGCCGCATTCGGGTCTGCATAACCATCTTCATCCGATTCGTGGTGCGCGGTGAGTTGTGCAGAGCAGTGAGTGGACGGCATTTACTCCTTGGTGACGAATTGGCCTCTTCCAAAGCAGCCTCCTGCTTGCTCCTGACCAGCTCGAGGGTTCGATTCGCTCGGGCTTTGGCCAGCTGCACTTCAAAAGGCGCCTTGGGCTGGCTGAAAATATAGTGGGTCCACTTATCACGCAGCTGCTCTACGGCATCCGAGCTGAAAAGTAAGCTGGAACGATTGGGGGTCGTGGGATACCATTCTGTGTCCCGCATACTACTCAACCTATAAGCGGACATTTCTTGAAAACTCGACTATTAAACACTGAAAATTTAACAAGAAACTGAAagtctacatatgtatgtacatctaaCTATCTGCATGATAAAAGTCTTTTATCTATCGCAGGTAGTAAGTATATAAGTGGAAACTGGACTGATCATATAGCTTCCATTGGAATAATCAAAGAATAATACGAAAAAATCTacctttattatttttgatcaTACAGTGTTCTTATTCAGCATAAACCAGTTTCTGGACGATATGCACTAAATGATGACTAAATCATATTGCTTGTGTAGGAACTgctgaaaaattaattaaaaataatagaaagGAATTCATAGCTTCAAGAACCACTTTATTAAAAAAGGTTCTCATGTGTTCAGTTTACATAGgatacttttttaaatttatatatgtttacTGCGAGGGTATAGAAGCTttggcttgttttttttagagctGCCCTGCATTGCTTTTATACgcttaattgttttaattgaacGCAATGTACTTGAGGATCCTCTCCTTTCAACTCCTATTGATCTCAAGTTAGTTTTTGATCGAGAGACGTTGAAATAGCACGCGTCTTGCATTTCTTAGATGTACTGAGTTAAAGCTCGAAATGCATGTTACATACATCCTGGCCTTTGTACTTATGATGGTTGGAGCTCCAACTCAGGGAGTTGATTGCGATGGAGGAGACTGTCTGCCGTATCATCGTTGCTTGTATGCCAAGAAGTTGAAGAAAGTTCCGTACTGTGCCGATGGATCCGTTTGCTGCAGGCCACCCACGAGACCAACGAATGACTCGCCATCGAAAAGAGGTGTGTACCTTCCAGCAGTCAAAcgaatacaaattttattcaataaatacagcatttaatatatattcaaaaaaaatcATTCACATCAAAGCATTGTAACTCCACATTTAAGAAtcaaaaaaatttgttaaaatggCATATAAGTATAATTGGagtttgttaacaattcaatattaataaattatcatttataaatattcaatatccTGCTGTCAAGCCTGCCAGGAGTATTCAAACGACCAGTCCTTCTGCCCACCGGAGCTTCTAATTTTCAACGGAAATGGGACCGACCGACATGAGCGTCAGTACATGGCTGTGATCGGGAAGAGGAGCAGGGGAAGCGCGACGGAAAAGCCGGAATGGATATGCGGCGGGACCGTGATTCACGAGAGATACGTGCTAACTGCGGCCCATTGCATCCTACTCATGGATGAAGACCCGTATGTTTGGCATGGCGTAGTGCCTCTATGTCGGTGTCTGAAGTGCATTTCTGCTTTGCAGGGACTTCTTCGTTGGGCTGGGTGCCTACAACAAAAGCCAGAGCCAGGTGTATCAAGTAGTCAACGTGACCCATCACCGGGACTACGACGAATTGAGCTCAGTTAATGATATTGCCCTGCTGCAGCTGAATGAAACCATCGTTTTCAATGCGAAAATCAAGCCAGCCTGCCTGGCCACGTCTCCAGTCGAGGACCACGAAGCGCTGACCGTTTGCGGATGGGGTTACCTGGACTCCGTGAGCAAAAGGCAGCCCGACGAGCTGCGCAAAGCAGACTTGCAGGTACTCCACATTTCGGACTGCTCCCGGGCCAGCAGTGACATGCACATCTGCGCCGGCGGCGTCAACAACATCAGCGACGTGTGCCGCGGGGACTCGGGAGGACCATTGGCCAAGTGGCATCCCAGGTGGGGCGGCTGCCTGGGTCAGGTGATCGGCATTGTATCCACTGGCGGATTATGCGACGCCCAATATCCGCGTACTAAATTCACCAACGTTTATTTCTATGTCGAGTGGATTGAAAGTATCGTTTGGCCTtccaaaaataagaaataggTGTAATCGATTTTCTGAATAATAAGTTAACGTTTGTACAAAACATATGCAAACTGCACTACACAGTGCAATATGACAATCTTTTTCCTTTATCAATAATGtatctttaatttaattttgaatataattgtTCACCTTTTTATGTTGATATTCAAACACAGTGGTTTTAATTCCTCCGTTTTATGTTTCCTTTCTATAAAATAAGCCTATAAATTTATATCATTCTAAGAGCACATCGTATGATTGACCATATTATATcaaaataagttaataatCTACTAATAATGGttatattaattgaaaataatttctcATAATTTTATAACCGACAGCTTagttcaaattcaaaatgcTTCCTCTTCCGCTGAAAGGCCATTCACCACGAAGGCTCCCTGCTTCGGGATTATTTAGTGAATTCCTTAGCAGGTATCAGGGTTGGTCGCCAGCGTTCGGTGGAATTCAGCAGTGCCGCCATCTGGTCACACCGCGAAAAATATTGAGTTGAGTTGAAgattatattatacatatatatatatcgaaGATACATATTCTGAAAACAAGTGCTGAAGCCCGAGCAAATTGCAAACGAAACGGTCGCGCGAGCCAAGTAGAACCCCCGAAACGAGTTCAGTGCGTGCGTTCGAGTGTGTGACTGCCATGCGAGGCTCGCCCGGGTGATCCGGCTGTGCCAGGTGCCCCAGGTTCCAGGTTCTAGGTTCCTGGTTTCGCTCCACTCGTCGCTGGATTCAGCGCAGACAAGGGGCGGGGAGGCGGCGGCCAGGCCAACGAAGGTGCTCCACGGAAGGCGGTCCGCGGCTACTCCACGGCGCACAGGATGTTCTCGGGGCCCAGCGGCCATGCCCACACCATCAGCTACGGGGGCGGGATCGGTCTGGGCAccggaggcggtggtggtggaggtggctCCCAgggcggcggaggcggtggtgtTGGCATTGGCGGCGGTGGCGTGGCTGGGCTGCAGGACTGCGATGGCTATGACTTCACCAAATGCGAGAATGCTGCGAGGTGGAGGGGCTTGTTTACGCCGTCGCTGAAGAAGGTGCTGGAGCAGGTGCATCCACGGGTCACCGCCAAGGAGGACGCTCTGCTGTATGTGGAGAAACTCTGCCTACGGCTGCTGGCTATGCTGTGCGCCAAACCACTGCCCCACTCCGTTCAGGATGTGGAGGAGAAGGTGAACAAGTCCTTTCCGGCGCCCATCGATCAGTGGGCCCTGAACGAGGCCAAGGAGGTGATCAACTCGAAGAAACGCAAGTCTGTCCTGCCCACGGAAAAGGTGCACACGCTGCTCCAGAAGGATGTGCTGCAGTACAAGATCGACAGCTCCGTGTCCGCCTTCCTGGTGGCCGTGCTGGAGTACATCTCAGCGGACATACTCAAAATGGCCGGCGACTATGTCATTAAGATCGCCCACTGCGAGATCACCAAGGAGGACATCGAGGTGGTGATGAACGCCGATCGCGTGCTAATGGACATGCTCAACCAGAGCGAAGCCCACATCCTGCCCAGTCCCCTGTCTCTGCCCGCCCAGCGGGCAAGTGCCACCTACGAGGAGACGGTCAAGGAGCTGATCCACGACGAGAAACAGTACCAGCGCGACCTGCACATGATCATACGCGTCTTTCGCGAGGAGTTGGTGAAGATCGTGTCCGATCCCCGGGAGCTGGAACCGATATTCTCCAACATAATGGACATTTACGAAGTGACGGTGACTCTGCTCGGCTCCCTCGAAGACGTCATTGAGATGTCCCAGGAGCAGAGTGCCCCCTGTGTGGGCAGCTGCTTTGAGGAACTGGCAGAGGCCGAGGAGTTCGACGTGTACAAGAAGTACGCCTACGATGTGACCTCGCAGGCCTCACGGGATGCTCTCAACAATCTCCTGTCCAAACCAGGGGTAAGTACTGATACTTTTGTTGCGAAAAATGTTACTCAAATCGCTTCTTTTAGGCTTCATCCCTGACTACAGCCGGCCATGGCTTTCGCGATGCTGTCAAGTACTATTTGCCCAAGCTGCTTTTGGTGCCCATTTGCCATGCCTTCGTGTACTTTGACTACATCAAGCACCTCAAGGATCTCAGCTCGTCGCAGGACGACATCGAGAGCTTCGAACAGGTCCAGGGCCTGCTGCATCCACTACACTGCGATCTCGAGAAGGTTATGGCCAGCCTGTCCAAGGAGCGACAAGTTCCCGTCAGCGGCCGAGTGCGCCGCCAGCTGGCCATCGAGCGGACGCGGGAGCTCCAAATGAAGGTGGAGCACTGGGAGGACAAGGACGTGGGCCAAAATTGCAATGAATTTATTCGCGGTGAGTGTCGGCGACGAGAGCTATCACATATCAAACAGATATCCTCCAACGGAAATGCCATTTTATATTTACAGAGGATTCGCTGAGCAAACTTGGATCAGGAAAACGAATCTGGAGCGAGCGCAAGGTGTTTCTCTTCGATGGGCTGATGGTGCTATGCAAGGCAAAcaccaaaaagcaaacaccATCGGCAGGAGCAACGGCCTACGATTACCGACTCAAGGAGAAGTATTTTATGCGACGCGTAGATATCAACGACCGACCTGACAGCGATGACCTGAAGAACAGCTTTGAGTTGGCGCCCAGGATGCAGCCGCCAATTGTGCTGACCGCCAAGAATGCGCAGCACAAGCACGATTGGATGGCGGACCTGCTGATGGTGATCACCAAGTCGATGCTGGACAGGCACTTAGACAGCATACTGCAAGACATCGAGCGGAAGCACCCACTGCGGATGCCCAGCCCGGAGATTTACAAGTTCGCGGTGCCGGACAGCGGTGAAAATATCGTGTTGGAGGAGCGCGAAAGCGCAGGAGTGCCGATGATCAAGGGAGCGACGCTTTGCAAGCTGATCGAGCGCCTCACCTATCACATCTACGCCGACCCGACCTTCGTGCGCACCTTCCTCACCACATATCGCTACTTCTGCTCGCCgcagcagttgctgcagctgctagtGGAGCGCTTCAACATACCGGATCCCAGCTTGGTCTATCAAGACACGGGCGCAGCAGGTGCGGGAGGCATCGGCGGCGTTGGCGGTGACAAGGAGCACAAGAACTCGCATCGCGAGGACTGGAAGCGCTATCGCAAGGAGTATGTGCAGCCAGTGCAATTTCGAGTGCTCAACGTACTGCGCCATTGGGTCGACCACCATTTTTACGATTTTGAAAAAGATCCCATGTTGCTGGAGAAGCTGCTCAGCTTTCTGGAACACGTGAATGGCAAATCGATGCGCAAGTGGGTGGATTCCGTGCTTAAGATTGTTCAGAGAAAGGTGAGTAACTGGTTATAAACACAATGTTGAAGCTTCGTTAATTTCATGGATATTCTTTACAGAACGAGCAGGAGAAAAGCAATAAGAAGATTGTATACGCCTATGGCCACGATCCGCCGCCCATTGAGCATCACCTTAGCGTACCCAACGACGAGATAACGCTCCTCACACTGCACCCACTGGAACTGGCCCGTCAGCTCACTCTGCTGGAGTTCGAGATGTACAAGAATGTAAAGCCCTCGGAGTTGGTCGGATCCCCCTGGACGAAAAAGGACAAGGAGGTGAAGAGCCCTAATTTACTGAAGATCATGAAGCACACCACAAACGTGACCCGCTGGATTGAGAAATCCATCACCGAAGCGGAGAATTACGAGGAACGCCTTGCAATCATGCAACGCGCAATCGAagtgatgatggtgatgctggagttgaacaattttaatggaatCCTCTCAATTGTCGCGGCAATGGGCACGGCATCAGTTTATCGACTGCGGTGGACATTCCAGGGATTGCCCGAACGCTACAGAAAATTCTTGGAAGAATGCCGCGAGCTCAGTGACGATCATCTCAAGAAGTATCAGGAACGATTGCGATCCATCAATCCGCCTTGTGTGCCATTTTTCGGTCGCTACTTGACCAACATACTCCACTTGGAGGAGGGAAACCCCGACCTGCTAGCCAACACAGAGCTAATTAACTTTTCAAAACGCCGGAAAGTGGCCGAGATTATTGGCGAAATTCAACAGTACCAGAACCAGCCATACTGTCTCAACGAGGAGTCCACAATACGACAGTTCTTCGAGCAACTGGACCCGTTCAACGGACTGTCCGACAAGCAGATGTCTGACTATCTCTATAACGAAAGCCTACGCATTGAGCCCAGGGGTTGCAAGACGGTGCCGAAATTCGTAAGTATTATGCTTCTAAATTTACAAGTCATATATTCACAATTTCTCATTCTCCTTTGTAGCCTCGAAAGTGGCCGCACATTCCGCTCAAATCGCCGGGCATCAAGCCGCGTCGTCAGAATCAGACCAACAGCAGTAGCAAGCTGTCAAACAGCACGTCATCAggggcggcagcagcggcagcttcGTCAACGGCCACCACAATAGCGACTGCAGCAGCTCCATCTTTACACGCATCCAGCATAATGGATGCGCCAACAGCAGCCGCCAATGCTGGATCTGGAACTCTCGCCGGCGAGCAAAGCCCGCAGCACAATCCACACGCGTTCTCCGTTTTCGCCCCTGTTATTATACCCGAACGGAATACTAGCAGCTGGAGTGGAACGCCACAGCACACTCGGGCGGATCAGAACAACGGGGAGGTTTCGGTGCCGGCGCCACATCTCCCCAAGAAACCGGGCGCGCATGTCTGGGCTAACCACTCGACATTGGCCAGTACGTCAGCAATGGATGTGTTCAGTCCAGCGCTGCCGGAGCACCTGCCGCCGCAGTCCCTGCCGGACAGCAATCCATTTGCATCGGACACGGAAGCTCCGCCCTCGCCGCTGCCCAAGCTAGTGGTCAGTCCGCGTCACGAAACCGGCAATCGCTCACCATTCCATGGGCGTATGCAGAACAGCCCAACGCATAGCACTGCCAGCACCGTGACCCTAACAGGCATGTCTGCATCGGCCGGGGAGGAGTTCTGTCCGGGTGGCTTCTATTTCAACAGCGCCCATCAGGGACAGCCGGGGGCAGTGCCCATCTCACCGCATGTCAATGTTCCGATGGCCACCAACATGGAGTACCGAGCAGTGCCACCTCCACTGCCACCCAGACGCAAGGAGCGCACTGAGAGCTGTGCGGACATGGCGCAAAAGCGGCAGGCACCAGACGCACCCACAGTAAGTACCCTCACTCATATTATTTAGCTTGCAAAGGCAAGCGTTTTTAAATGGTAGATCGCAGCATTCATTTTACCATTCTTTGCAGTTACCCCCGCGTGATGGCGAACTCAGTCCGCCCCCGATACCGCCACGGCTCAACCATTCCACGGGCATCAGCTACTTGCGACAGAGCCATGGCAAGAGCAAGGAGTTTGTGGGCAAGAGCAGTCTGCTCCTGCCCAACACCAGCAGTATTATGATACGCCGCAACTCGGCGATCGAGAAGCGGGCAGCGGCAACTACCCAGCCATCGGCGGTTGGACCCATCAGCACGACACTAGTGACCGTGTCGCAGGCGGTGGCGACGGACGAACCGCTGCCGCTACCAATCTCGCCAGCGGCAAGCTCCTCGACGACCACATCACCGCTGACACCCGCCATGTCGCCCATGTCCCCCAACATTCCCAGCCATCCGGTGGAGAGTACGTCGAGCAGCTATGCCCACCAACTGCGaatgcggcagcagcaggcgcatcCCGCGATCTACTCGCAGCACCATCATGCCACCCATCTGCCGCACCATCAACACCAGCACCATTCGAATCCGACGCAGTCCCGCTCGTCCCCGAAGGAGTTCTTTCCGATTGCCACGAGCCTCGAGGGCACACCCAAACTTCCACCAAAACCTAGTCTAAGCGCTAACTTCTATAACAATCCAGGTGAGTAGCTCGCCCAGTCTTTTCAAAACGTATTTTCATACCTATTTATCCATCTGCAGATAAAGGTACGATGTTTCTTTACCCAAGTACAAACgaagaataatttaaattgccTGGCGATGTGATAGGACAAAAACTACGAGTATGATCCGTAAGATTCAAAGTTGCGAGTACTGCTTGAGTGCAGATATATATGAGGACGGAACGTGAGATATATATACGTAGCCACAGTTTATGTATTCTAGTTGGCATACGGCCGTATGCCAGGATGAACCGAGTTGGATTCGATGAATTTGATTGTTCGCAACTCATAAAACAAGGTAAAACAGAACACGCTCTCATTACACAATAGGCACGGCATATGAACACATGCGAATGAACGCAGGACACACAAACCAACCAAcaagaaatgcaaacaagaaattatgttattatataattactattataaatatttgtaaatatcgAGAACATTGTATTGATCGTAGAAcgtaaaacaataaaatataacccTATTGTTAGACAGTTGGCGACGTCTTTTGATGCCCAAAAACTGGCCCAGTTGAGCTAAGCTAAGTACTGTACCCACAGGCAAGGCGAATAGAATCGATTGTCAAGGCTTTTCGAATGCAGACGTTCTTTTTGTGATCACACTACATGTTCGGAGATCCAAGCTATTCTTTATAGGCCCAAGGGCCTTGAGGAAGTCGCCGTGAACCGACATCCGACTGCTACACCTGGCATTCTCGCAGTGTCCAGCATAGTCTCAGCCATTATCAACATTGTATATTGCTAATTAGTTTCGGTAGGTAGGAAAAACTAGAGCGATTGTTGTCTCACTGCATTAGGTGCAATTAAATTggacacacacaacacacaggTATTCGAAACGACGCGGTTTGACTTTCGCTTTTCTAACGTCATGATCGTTGAGCAAATGCTTCCTGAAATTTTGGGCTGCTCGCCGCTGGAACCGGTTGttgtatttgaattattttcgtattttcgtattttcacAATCGTGTCCAGCCCCTTATCGCCAGTTATTGGCAAAGTTATGTGTGCATCCCATAAAATCCCCCAGTTACCGCCCAAAACGATGTGTCACTTGGTGGCGAACCGATTTGGATCCTCGGTGAAGTACCAATCAACCACAACACGCGTGGCGATTCCGTTGCCCAGGTGAATAAACCGAATTCGAGTACGTCACTGCTGCAGCGAAGGAATCGCTGAGGGGCTGGTGTATAATGCAGGGAAGACATATCGTGTCTCTTATATATCTTTCATGTCCAATTGTGTCCTATGAACACATTTCCATCTATCATCGCAGACACTCGGGGAATTTCCGCTGAGTGGGCACCTTTATTTATAGAGCACCATGCACTCCATACCCTGTAGACAAGGCCATCGGCCGAGATCAACTATGGCATCCGCGATGTCATGGTGGATTTGGCTTTCCTTGCAGCTTGACCAACATATCGGAAGCTAGACGAGGCGACCTACACCAACTGGTAGTCAATGTGCCAGTCTCCCATTTTCTCGATATCACGTCTCAGTTGCGCAATTTGCGCAACAATTGGCCAAAGAATTAttcaatgcatttgcatttaatgcaCACTTGATTGCGGCTAATGAGAGAGAAACCCCGCGGAAAATTGCTGGAGAAGATTAGACCTCTGCGCATAATCAAGGCGTCGTAATTGTTCGTACATAATTGTATTACATGAGCATATCAATTAGCCAGCCAATTAACTACCAGCCACATCTGGCCTGGGATTCTGCGATTTTGGGATTCTGGGATGAGTGGACCAGGGAAATCCCTGCAATTAGTGCTCTGCTCTGCATTGCTCAGGAACGAGCTGCTTTCCAATGGCAGCCGCATAACCAGAATCCACGAGCCAAGCCAGGTGAGATCGGCACCACTTGCCCGCTCGGCTCTCAAGCGGCATTGCCTTTATGTAAGCGGCACTCGGTTTCGGATTCTGACTTGTGGAAGTCGACGAGCTTTTAtaaaagcggcaacaacatCGCCAGTTCATTCAGTTCATTCGGAATCATTGTCAAGTGcaatctgcagcagcagcagcaccagcaacagcaacagcagcaccaggaacaacagctacagcagcaacacagacagcagcaacatcatctaGTACATCGGAAATAGGAGCGTTAGCCAAGTCACTTACAGTATAAACAGCAGACGAGAGCCAATAAAATGCTGGCCAGCGAGAACTTTCCCACACATCACTTCAAGGAATCTATATTTAAGCCCTACAGTACAAGTGGCGATGATTTGGCAAGCGTTACCCCATTGACAGCCGCGGCAGCATTGGTGGCGACCACGTCCTCACCGGCTGATTCCTCCTCCGCAGTTGCATTCGAGACGGCCAGCAAAATGTTAGCcaccaataataataataacaatatcacGAGCGCCAAGGATGATCTGTCCAGCTTTGTGGCCAGCCATCCGGCGCCAGAGTTCGAGGGCTTCATCCGCGCCTGCGTCGACGAGATCATCAAGCTGGCCGTCTTCCAGGGCACCAATCGCTCCTCGAAGGTCGTCGAATGGCACGAGCCAGCGGAGCTGCGCCAGCTCTTCGACTTCCAGCTGCGGGAGAAGGGTGAATCGCAGGACAAGCTGCGCGAGCTGCTGAGGGAGACGATCCGGTTCTCCGTCAAGACGGGACACCCCTACTTCATCAATCAGTTGTACTCGGGTGTGGACCCGTACGCCCTGGTGGGCCAATGGCTGACCGATGCCCTCAATCCCAGCGTGTACACGTACGAGGTGGCTCCACTGTTCACCCTGATGGAGGAGCAGGTGCTCGCCGAGATGCGACGCATAGTGGGCTTCCCCAATGGCGGCCAGGGCGACGGCATCTTCTGTCCTGGCGGCTCGATAGCCAACGGTTATGCAATCAGCTGCGCCCGCTACAGACACTCGCCCGAGTCCAAGGTGAGTGCCCCATTGAAGCCAAGTGGTTTACCGCCAATCCACGCGGAAGTCGCGTTCCAGATTGGCAAGTGACTGGCCAAATCGTTAGTCATGCCTATGATATATATGCAAGTGAAACTTAAAGTTCTTAACGATATTATCAGATATATTGATAATGAAACAAGAAACACCATACAGATTGAAATGAAAGATAGAAAAAGTTTAGTGATTTTCTGTGCAGGAACATTTAAAAgctataatttatatatttttatattcaattcaTATATGAATGCTTTAACTGATAATCAGAAAGACATTTCAAAAAGATCTAAGCTGAAAACTTATAGTGTTTTTCAAGGATTTTCACAAAATGCTTGTCGGTTAAAAGAATTTAAACCAAAACTCAATCAAAATAGCTGTTAATAACTTAGAAAAATGTGTTAGGTTGAATTTATCTACTGAACTAAAAAGACgcttttataaaatatttaagctatATAAAAGTGTATTACTAAGTTttataaacatacaaatattacCATTTGAATCTGCAGAAAAACGGACTCTTCAACGCCAAACCCCTGGTTATCTTCACCTCGGAGGACGCCCACTACTCCGTGGAGAAGCTGGCCATGTTCATGGGCTTCGGCAGCGAGCACGTGCGCAAGATAGCCACCAACGAGGTGGGCAAGATGCGGCTGAGCGACctggaggagcaggtgaagcAGTGCCTGGAGAACGACTGGCAGCCGCTGATGGTCTCGGCCACAGCCGGAACCACTGTGCTGGGCGCCTTCGACGATCTGGCTGGGATCTCGGAGCTGTGCAAGAAGTACAACATGTGGATGCACGTGGATGCGGCTTGGGGAGGCGGTGCCCTCATGTCCAAGAAGTATCGCCATCTGCTCAGTGGCATCGAACGGTGAGTTTGACATCCTCGTGGACATTTTCAAGGGGGTAACTGAAGATGCGTTTCTCGGCAGGGCTGACTCGGTCACTTGGAATCCACAcaagctgctggctgcctcgCAGCAGTGCTCCACCTTCCTGACGCGCCACCAACAGGTGCTGGCCCAGTGCCACTCGACCAATGCGACGTACTTGTTCCAGAAGGACAAGTTCTATGACACATCCTTTGACACCGGCGACAAGCACATCCAGTGCGGCCGCCGAGCGGATGTCTTCAAGTTCTGGTTCATGTGGAAGGCCAAGGGCACCCAGGGTCTGGAGGCGCATATCGAGAAGGTCTTCCGCATGGCCGAGTTCTTCACCGCCAAGGTGAGGGAGCGTCCAGGATTCGAGCTCGTCCTCGAGAGCCCCGAGTGCACCAACATCAGCTTCTGGTATGTGCCGCCCGGTCTGCGGGAAATGGAGCGCAACCGGGAGTTCTACGACAGGCTGCACAAGGTGGCTCCGAAGGTCAAGGAGGGCATGATCAAGAAGGGCTCCATGATGATCACGTACCAGCCGCTGCGCCAGCTGCCCAACTTCTTCCGCCTGGTGCTGCAGAACTCCTGTCTGGAGGAGTCGGACATGGTCTACTTCCTGGACGAGATCGAATCGCTGGCCCAAAACTTGTAAACGCCGGCGATGGCATGTTATAAGGTTAGGTGTTGACTACATTCTCTCTAGGCTTATGCCGATTGTATCTTCTAGTGTATGGTTAACTACTCACGTTTGTATATTCTTTTGGATGTTAAGTATTACCGAGAACAAAGaacaaaatacatatttataggtcatttcatttagattaaattgtgtgtttgccttgggaactgggaaatattttaacaGGATTCTTTAAATGCAAGATTCTTTAGATAAAgtcattaattattcaaaCGCTTATAACTAGATCTAATTTAAAAAcacttcaaaaatatatttaacattttctgccTTACAGCTTAGGAGGAACTTGTAACCATATCCAGTAGCCTCCAAGTCTTATTGACTTCCTGAGTAACAAATAAGTATCTATCAATTAGTCTCGAGTATGTGGCAGCTA
This genomic stretch from Drosophila teissieri strain GT53w chromosome 2L, Prin_Dtei_1.1, whole genome shotgun sequence harbors:
- the LOC122625869 gene encoding uncharacterized protein LOC122625869; the protein is MSAYRLSSMRDTEWYPTTPNRSSLLFSSDAVEQLRDKWTHYIFSQPKAPFEVQLAKARANRTLELVRSKQEAALEEANSSPRSKCRPLTALHNSPRTTNRMKMVMQTRMRPSIVKESKSQYCLCPSCGLVKDSILNHQHAEQRLKKLLAQHPSLLPKRQNRRSLKYLRML
- the LOC122624131 gene encoding beta-fibrinogenase brevinase-like; this encodes MHVTYILAFVLMMVGAPTQGVDCDGGDCLPYHRCLYAKKLKKVPYCADGSVCCRPPTRPTNDSPSKRACQEYSNDQSFCPPELLIFNGNGTDRHERQYMAVIGKRSRGSATEKPEWICGGTVIHERYVLTAAHCILLMDEDPDFFVGLGAYNKSQSQVYQVVNVTHHRDYDELSSVNDIALLQLNETIVFNAKIKPACLATSPVEDHEALTVCGWGYLDSVSKRQPDELRKADLQVLHISDCSRASSDMHICAGGVNNISDVCRGDSGGPLAKWHPRWGGCLGQVIGIVSTGGLCDAQYPRTKFTNVYFYVEWIESIVWPSKNKK
- the LOC122623410 gene encoding protein son of sevenless — encoded protein: MFSGPSGHAHTISYGGGIGLGTGGGGGGGGSQGGGGGGVGIGGGGVAGLQDCDGYDFTKCENAARWRGLFTPSLKKVLEQVHPRVTAKEDALLYVEKLCLRLLAMLCAKPLPHSVQDVEEKVNKSFPAPIDQWALNEAKEVINSKKRKSVLPTEKVHTLLQKDVLQYKIDSSVSAFLVAVLEYISADILKMAGDYVIKIAHCEITKEDIEVVMNADRVLMDMLNQSEAHILPSPLSLPAQRASATYEETVKELIHDEKQYQRDLHMIIRVFREELVKIVSDPRELEPIFSNIMDIYEVTVTLLGSLEDVIEMSQEQSAPCVGSCFEELAEAEEFDVYKKYAYDVTSQASRDALNNLLSKPGASSLTTAGHGFRDAVKYYLPKLLLVPICHAFVYFDYIKHLKDLSSSQDDIESFEQVQGLLHPLHCDLEKVMASLSKERQVPVSGRVRRQLAIERTRELQMKVEHWEDKDVGQNCNEFIREDSLSKLGSGKRIWSERKVFLFDGLMVLCKANTKKQTPSAGATAYDYRLKEKYFMRRVDINDRPDSDDLKNSFELAPRMQPPIVLTAKNAQHKHDWMADLLMVITKSMLDRHLDSILQDIERKHPLRMPSPEIYKFAVPDSGENIVLEERESAGVPMIKGATLCKLIERLTYHIYADPTFVRTFLTTYRYFCSPQQLLQLLVERFNIPDPSLVYQDTGAAGAGGIGGVGGDKEHKNSHREDWKRYRKEYVQPVQFRVLNVLRHWVDHHFYDFEKDPMLLEKLLSFLEHVNGKSMRKWVDSVLKIVQRKNEQEKSNKKIVYAYGHDPPPIEHHLSVPNDEITLLTLHPLELARQLTLLEFEMYKNVKPSELVGSPWTKKDKEVKSPNLLKIMKHTTNVTRWIEKSITEAENYEERLAIMQRAIEVMMVMLELNNFNGILSIVAAMGTASVYRLRWTFQGLPERYRKFLEECRELSDDHLKKYQERLRSINPPCVPFFGRYLTNILHLEEGNPDLLANTELINFSKRRKVAEIIGEIQQYQNQPYCLNEESTIRQFFEQLDPFNGLSDKQMSDYLYNESLRIEPRGCKTVPKFPRKWPHIPLKSPGIKPRRQNQTNSSSKLSNSTSSGAAAAAASSTATTIATAAAPSLHASSIMDAPTAAANAGSGTLAGEQSPQHNPHAFSVFAPVIIPERNTSSWSGTPQHTRADQNNGEVSVPAPHLPKKPGAHVWANHSTLASTSAMDVFSPALPEHLPPQSLPDSNPFASDTEAPPSPLPKLVVSPRHETGNRSPFHGRMQNSPTHSTASTVTLTGMSASAGEEFCPGGFYFNSAHQGQPGAVPISPHVNVPMATNMEYRAVPPPLPPRRKERTESCADMAQKRQAPDAPTLPPRDGELSPPPIPPRLNHSTGISYLRQSHGKSKEFVGKSSLLLPNTSSIMIRRNSAIEKRAAATTQPSAVGPISTTLVTVSQAVATDEPLPLPISPAASSSTTTSPLTPAMSPMSPNIPSHPVESTSSSYAHQLRMRQQQAHPAIYSQHHHATHLPHHQHQHHSNPTQSRSSPKEFFPIATSLEGTPKLPPKPSLSANFYNNPDKGTMFLYPSTNEE